Proteins found in one Micromonospora sp. WMMD1082 genomic segment:
- a CDS encoding methyltransferase domain-containing protein — MDLEQLGALRTPEGLAALDAAARVADGDPLTAASALRSAGVPAGLAAAALTQVELRRRAAGKFGPAAGGMFFTRPGLEQATRQVVARRRAQRLRAAGVTSLADLGCGLGADALAAAREGIRVYGVEADPLTAALAEANAQAAGLADLVTVECADATAFDVTRVEAVFCDPARRRAGTGRRIFDPNSYSPPWDFVTGLAERVPRTVLKVAPGLDHALIPPGAEAEWVSVDGDLVEATLWCGELARVPRRATVFTQGGAHHLTGSGTVEAAVGPVRRFVYDPDPAVIRAHLVAELAADLDASLADPTIAYLYADRATPTPYARCLEVTDVLAFSLKRLRALLRERRVGRVEILKRGSALEPERLRRDLRLAGDQPASLVLTRVAGAPTVLICRPAS; from the coding sequence GTGGATCTGGAGCAGCTGGGGGCGTTGCGTACACCTGAGGGGTTGGCGGCGCTCGACGCGGCGGCCCGGGTGGCCGACGGCGACCCGCTGACCGCGGCGAGCGCGCTCCGCTCGGCGGGGGTGCCGGCCGGGTTGGCGGCGGCGGCGCTGACCCAGGTGGAGCTGCGGCGCAGGGCGGCCGGCAAGTTCGGGCCGGCGGCGGGCGGGATGTTCTTCACCCGGCCGGGCCTGGAGCAGGCCACCCGGCAGGTCGTCGCCCGGCGACGGGCACAGCGGCTGCGGGCCGCCGGGGTGACGAGCCTGGCCGACCTCGGCTGCGGGCTGGGCGCGGACGCACTCGCCGCCGCCCGCGAGGGCATCCGGGTGTACGGCGTGGAGGCCGACCCGCTCACCGCCGCGCTGGCCGAGGCGAACGCGCAGGCCGCCGGGCTGGCCGATCTCGTCACCGTCGAGTGCGCTGACGCGACCGCGTTCGACGTGACCCGGGTCGAGGCGGTCTTCTGCGATCCGGCCCGGCGCCGGGCCGGCACCGGCCGCCGGATCTTCGACCCCAACTCGTACTCGCCGCCCTGGGACTTCGTCACCGGCCTGGCCGAACGGGTGCCGCGGACGGTGCTGAAGGTCGCTCCCGGCCTCGACCATGCCCTGATCCCGCCGGGTGCCGAGGCGGAGTGGGTCAGCGTCGACGGCGACCTGGTCGAGGCCACGCTCTGGTGCGGCGAACTGGCCCGGGTTCCGCGCCGCGCGACGGTGTTCACGCAGGGCGGCGCCCACCACCTGACCGGCAGCGGGACGGTGGAGGCGGCCGTCGGGCCGGTGCGCCGGTTCGTGTACGACCCGGACCCGGCGGTGATCCGGGCCCACCTGGTCGCCGAGCTGGCCGCCGACCTGGACGCCTCGCTGGCCGACCCGACCATCGCCTACCTCTACGCCGACCGGGCCACGCCGACCCCGTACGCCCGCTGCCTGGAGGTGACCGACGTGCTGGCGTTCTCGCTCAAGCGGCTGCGGGCGCTGCTGCGGGAACGCCGGGTCGGCCGGGTGGAGATCCTCAAACGCGGCTCCGCGCTGGAACCGGAGCGGCTCCGGCGTGACCTGCGGCTGGCCGGCGACCAGCCGGCCAGCCTGGTGCTGACCCGGGTCGCCGGAGCCCCGACGGTGCTGATCTGCCGCCCGGCGTCCTGA
- a CDS encoding ROK family transcriptional regulator, with the protein MRVGPSQDEIRRQNLGALLRYVHVHGATTRAELTTTLGLNRSTIGALTADLAAAGLVTEGAPRETGRAGRPSLVVRPESDRVFAYAYSIEVDRLRAARVGLGGAVLDVRELERPRGLTAAEAAPLLAGAVKEMRQALPEGSVCVGAGVAVCGMVRRDDGLVRLGPTTGWVDEPIGTALGTELGVNVPVTVGNVADVAAFAEHARGAAAGCDNVIYLYGDVGVGAGIIVGGRRLTGHGGYSGEVGHMVVVRDGARCECGNRGCWETEIGEHGLLRAAGRSDARGREAMLAVFDAADRGDAQAQTAVRQAGDWLGFGVANLVNIFNPEMVIFGGTMRDLYLAAAAQVRSRLNSNGLPACLEHVRLRTPKLGEDAPLVGAAELAFDRLLADPLDVS; encoded by the coding sequence ATGCGCGTAGGACCGAGCCAGGACGAGATCCGTCGGCAGAATCTCGGCGCCCTACTGCGCTACGTGCACGTGCACGGCGCCACCACGCGGGCGGAACTGACCACCACGCTGGGGCTGAACCGGAGCACCATCGGCGCGCTCACCGCCGACCTCGCCGCGGCCGGCCTGGTGACTGAGGGGGCGCCGAGGGAAACCGGCCGGGCCGGACGACCGTCGCTGGTCGTCCGGCCCGAGTCGGACCGGGTCTTCGCGTACGCGTACAGCATCGAGGTGGACCGGCTGCGGGCCGCGCGGGTCGGTCTCGGCGGCGCGGTGCTCGACGTCCGGGAGCTGGAGCGGCCGCGCGGCCTCACCGCCGCGGAGGCCGCCCCGCTGCTGGCCGGGGCGGTCAAGGAGATGCGGCAGGCGCTGCCGGAGGGCTCCGTCTGCGTCGGCGCCGGGGTGGCGGTCTGCGGCATGGTGCGCCGCGACGACGGCCTGGTCCGGCTCGGTCCGACCACCGGCTGGGTGGACGAACCGATCGGCACCGCGCTCGGCACCGAACTCGGCGTCAACGTGCCGGTCACGGTCGGGAACGTCGCCGACGTGGCCGCCTTCGCCGAGCACGCCCGTGGCGCGGCGGCCGGCTGCGACAACGTGATCTACCTCTACGGCGACGTCGGCGTGGGCGCCGGGATCATCGTCGGCGGGCGACGGTTGACCGGGCACGGCGGGTACAGCGGCGAGGTCGGGCACATGGTGGTGGTCCGCGACGGGGCGCGCTGCGAGTGCGGCAACCGGGGCTGCTGGGAGACCGAGATCGGCGAGCACGGGCTGCTCCGGGCCGCCGGCCGCTCCGACGCCCGGGGCCGGGAGGCGATGCTGGCGGTCTTCGACGCCGCCGACCGTGGCGACGCCCAGGCCCAGACCGCGGTACGCCAGGCCGGCGACTGGCTCGGTTTCGGCGTCGCCAACCTGGTCAACATCTTCAACCCGGAGATGGTCATCTTCGGCGGCACCATGCGCGACCTCTACCTGGCCGCCGCCGCCCAGGTGCGCAGCCGACTCAACTCCAACGGGCTGCCGGCCTGCCTGGAGCACGTCCGGCTGCGTACGCCGAAGCTCGGCGAGGACGCCCCCCTGGTCGGTGCCGCCGAACTCGCCTTCGACCGGCTGCTCGCCGACCCCCTCGACGTCAGCTGA
- the groL gene encoding chaperonin GroEL (60 kDa chaperone family; promotes refolding of misfolded polypeptides especially under stressful conditions; forms two stacked rings of heptamers to form a barrel-shaped 14mer; ends can be capped by GroES; misfolded proteins enter the barrel where they are refolded when GroES binds): MAKILSFSDDARHQLEHGVNALADAVKVTLGPRGRNVVLDKKFGVPTITNDGVTIAKEIELTNPYENLGAQLVKEVATKTNDVAGDGTTTATVLAQAMVREGLRNVTAGANPAGLKRGIDAASAKVSEALLGKAVEVSDKKSVAHVATISAQDATIGELIAEAMEKVGRDGVITVEEGSALQTELDVTEGLQFDKGFISPNFVTDAEAQESVLEDAYVLITTQKISAIEELLPLLEKVLQNNKPLLIIAEDVEGQALSTLVVNAIRKTLKVCAVKAPGFGDRRKAMLQDMAILTGAELVAPELGYKLDQVGLEVLGSARRIVVDKETTTVVDGGGQASEVTDRVAQIRKEIEASDSEWDREKLAERLAKLSGGIAVVKVGAATEVEMKERKHRIEDAIAATKAAVEEGTVPGGGAALAQILPVLDDDLGFTGDEKVGVSIVRKALVEPLRWIAQNAGHDGYVVVQKVVAAEWGNGLDAAVGEYVDLTRAGIIDPVKVTRNAVTNAASIAGLLLTTESLVVEKPAEPEPAAGGHGHSHGHGHGHQHGPGF; this comes from the coding sequence ATGGCGAAGATCCTGAGCTTCTCGGACGACGCCCGGCACCAGCTGGAACACGGTGTCAACGCGCTCGCGGACGCGGTCAAGGTCACCCTCGGGCCGCGCGGGCGCAACGTCGTCCTGGACAAGAAATTCGGTGTGCCGACGATCACCAACGATGGCGTGACCATCGCCAAGGAGATCGAGCTCACCAACCCGTACGAGAACCTCGGCGCGCAGCTGGTCAAGGAGGTGGCGACCAAGACCAACGACGTCGCCGGCGACGGGACCACCACCGCGACCGTGCTGGCCCAGGCCATGGTCCGCGAGGGCCTGCGCAACGTCACGGCGGGTGCCAACCCGGCCGGCCTCAAGCGGGGCATCGACGCCGCCTCCGCCAAGGTCTCCGAGGCGCTGCTCGGCAAGGCCGTCGAGGTCTCCGACAAGAAGTCGGTCGCGCACGTCGCGACGATCTCCGCGCAGGACGCCACGATCGGCGAGCTGATCGCCGAGGCGATGGAGAAGGTCGGCCGCGACGGTGTGATCACCGTCGAGGAGGGTTCGGCCCTGCAGACCGAGCTGGACGTCACCGAGGGCCTCCAGTTCGACAAGGGCTTCATCTCGCCGAACTTCGTCACCGACGCGGAGGCGCAGGAGTCGGTCCTGGAGGACGCGTACGTCCTGATCACCACGCAGAAGATCTCGGCGATCGAGGAGCTGCTGCCGCTGCTGGAGAAGGTCCTCCAGAACAACAAGCCGCTGCTGATCATCGCCGAGGACGTCGAGGGCCAGGCGCTGTCCACCCTGGTGGTCAACGCGATCCGCAAGACCCTCAAGGTCTGCGCGGTCAAGGCTCCCGGCTTCGGTGACCGCCGTAAGGCGATGCTCCAGGACATGGCGATCCTCACCGGCGCCGAGTTGGTCGCCCCCGAGCTGGGCTACAAGCTCGACCAGGTCGGCCTGGAGGTGCTGGGCAGCGCCCGGCGCATCGTGGTCGACAAGGAGACCACCACCGTCGTCGACGGTGGCGGCCAGGCCAGCGAGGTCACCGACCGGGTCGCCCAGATCCGCAAGGAGATCGAGGCCTCCGACTCCGAGTGGGACCGGGAGAAGCTCGCCGAGCGGCTGGCCAAGCTCTCCGGCGGCATCGCGGTGGTCAAGGTCGGCGCGGCCACCGAGGTCGAGATGAAGGAGCGCAAGCACCGCATCGAGGACGCCATCGCGGCGACCAAGGCCGCGGTCGAGGAGGGTACGGTGCCTGGCGGCGGTGCCGCCCTGGCGCAGATCCTGCCGGTGCTCGACGACGACCTCGGCTTCACCGGTGACGAGAAGGTCGGCGTGTCGATCGTGCGCAAGGCGCTGGTCGAGCCGCTGCGCTGGATCGCCCAGAACGCCGGCCACGACGGCTACGTCGTCGTGCAGAAGGTCGTCGCCGCCGAGTGGGGCAATGGCCTCGACGCCGCCGTCGGCGAGTACGTCGACCTGACCAGGGCCGGCATCATCGACCCGGTCAAGGTGACCCGCAACGCGGTGACCAACGCCGCATCGATCGCCGGTCTGCTGCTCACCACCGAGAGCCTGGTGGTGGAGAAGCCGGCGGAGCCGGAGCCCGCCGCGGGCGGCCACGGCCACTCGCACGGCCACGGTCACGG
- the groES gene encoding co-chaperone GroES translates to MPVTTATKVAIKPLEDRIVVQANEAETTTASGIVIPDTAKEKPQEGTVLAVGPGRIDDKGNRVPIDVSVGDTVLYSKYGGTEVKYAGEEYLVLSARDVLAVIEK, encoded by the coding sequence ATGCCCGTGACTACCGCGACCAAGGTTGCGATCAAGCCGCTCGAGGACCGCATCGTGGTCCAGGCGAACGAGGCTGAGACCACCACGGCGTCGGGCATCGTGATTCCCGACACCGCCAAGGAGAAGCCGCAGGAGGGCACCGTCCTCGCTGTCGGCCCGGGCCGGATCGACGACAAGGGCAACCGCGTGCCGATCGACGTTTCCGTCGGCGACACCGTCCTCTACTCGAAGTACGGCGGCACCGAGGTCAAGTACGCCGGCGAGGAGTACCTGGTGCTCTCCGCCCGCGACGTCCTCGCGGTCATCGAGAAGTAA
- a CDS encoding substrate-binding domain-containing protein, with protein MRKGFLAVGAVGLLALGSLTACGNDDDQAGSDQTPKIGVILPDSKSSARWEGADRKYLEAAFEAAGVDSDIQNAEGDKTRFQTIADQMITSGVTVLMIVNLDSGTGKAVLDTAKSQGVATIDYDRLTLGGSAEYYVSFDNEAVGKLQGEGLAKCLTDQGATNPVVAYLNGSPTDNNASLFKNGYDSILKPKFDANEYTKGPDQDVPDWDNAQAATLFEQMLTQTGGKIDGVLAANDGLGNAAISVLKKNNLNGKVPVTGQDATPQGLQNILAGDQCMTVYKAIKQEADAAAELAIALAKGERRETGQTVTDPEGGRDVPSVLLTPTAIYKENVKDVIADGFVTKDEVCTGDFAKLCTDAGIS; from the coding sequence ATGCGCAAGGGCTTCCTCGCCGTCGGCGCCGTTGGCCTGCTGGCCCTCGGCAGCCTGACGGCCTGTGGTAACGACGACGATCAGGCCGGCAGCGACCAGACTCCGAAGATCGGCGTGATCCTGCCGGACAGCAAGTCCTCGGCCCGCTGGGAGGGCGCGGACCGCAAGTACCTGGAGGCGGCGTTCGAGGCGGCGGGCGTCGACTCGGACATCCAGAACGCCGAGGGCGACAAGACGCGGTTCCAGACCATCGCCGACCAGATGATCACCAGCGGCGTCACCGTGCTGATGATCGTCAACCTGGACTCCGGCACCGGCAAGGCCGTCCTCGACACGGCCAAGTCCCAGGGCGTCGCCACCATCGACTACGACCGCCTCACCCTCGGCGGCTCGGCGGAGTACTACGTCAGCTTCGACAACGAGGCCGTCGGCAAGCTCCAGGGCGAGGGTCTGGCCAAGTGCCTGACCGACCAGGGGGCCACCAACCCGGTCGTGGCGTACTTGAACGGCTCGCCGACCGACAACAACGCCTCCCTGTTCAAGAACGGGTACGACTCGATCCTCAAGCCCAAGTTCGACGCGAACGAGTACACCAAGGGCCCGGACCAGGACGTGCCGGACTGGGACAACGCCCAGGCCGCCACGCTCTTCGAGCAGATGCTGACCCAGACCGGCGGCAAGATCGACGGTGTGCTGGCCGCGAACGACGGCCTCGGCAACGCCGCCATCTCCGTGCTGAAGAAGAACAACCTCAACGGCAAGGTCCCGGTGACCGGCCAGGACGCCACCCCGCAGGGCCTGCAGAACATCCTCGCCGGCGACCAGTGCATGACGGTCTACAAGGCGATCAAGCAGGAGGCGGACGCCGCCGCCGAGCTGGCCATCGCGCTGGCCAAGGGCGAGCGGCGGGAGACCGGGCAGACGGTGACGGACCCGGAGGGCGGCCGTGACGTGCCGTCCGTCCTGCTCACCCCGACGGCGATCTACAAGGAGAACGTCAAGGACGTCATCGCCGACGGCTTCGTGACCAAGGACGAGGTCTGCACCGGCGACTTCGCCAAGCTCTGCACCGACGCGGGCATCAGCTGA
- a CDS encoding ABC transporter permease, whose product MSTTAVKQKGPAAVAPTPTVGSHLHGYWQRVRGGDIGALPAVAMLVALCAGFSIARPNFFTAGNLANLFTQGAAVTLIAMGLVFVLLLGEIDLSAGFASGVCAAVLANVVTVLGYPWYVAVLVAVFTGMVIGTTLGFLVAKVGIPSFVVTLAAFLAFQGVVLLLMEAGRNISVRDPVIVAIANRNLPPVLGWALAALAVGGFAAVQLARHRKRNRRGLVNDPLAVVLARIGVLALVLGIAVYVLNLERSRNVLISSLKGVPIVVPIIALLLVLWTFVLQRTSYGRHIYAVGGNKEAARRAGINVDRIRISVFVICSSMAAIGGIVAASRANSVDPNTGGSNVLLYAVGAAVIGGTSLFGGKGRVIDAVIGGAVVAVIDNGMGLMGYSSGVKYVVTGTVLLAAATIDALSRRRAAATGNR is encoded by the coding sequence ATGAGCACCACGGCCGTCAAGCAGAAGGGGCCGGCCGCCGTCGCGCCGACACCCACCGTCGGCAGCCACCTCCACGGCTACTGGCAGCGGGTCCGCGGCGGCGACATTGGCGCGCTGCCCGCGGTGGCCATGCTCGTCGCGCTCTGCGCGGGCTTCTCGATCGCCCGGCCCAACTTCTTCACCGCGGGCAACCTCGCCAACCTGTTCACCCAGGGCGCGGCCGTCACCCTGATCGCGATGGGTCTGGTCTTCGTCCTGCTGCTGGGTGAGATCGACCTGTCGGCCGGTTTCGCCAGCGGCGTCTGCGCGGCGGTGCTGGCCAACGTGGTCACCGTGCTGGGCTACCCGTGGTACGTCGCGGTGCTCGTCGCCGTGTTCACCGGCATGGTGATCGGCACCACCCTCGGCTTCCTGGTCGCCAAGGTCGGCATCCCCTCCTTCGTGGTCACCCTCGCCGCCTTCCTCGCCTTCCAGGGCGTGGTGCTGCTGCTGATGGAGGCCGGCCGGAACATCTCGGTGCGTGACCCGGTGATCGTGGCGATCGCCAACCGCAACCTGCCGCCGGTGCTCGGCTGGGCCCTCGCCGCGCTCGCGGTCGGCGGGTTCGCCGCCGTACAGCTGGCCCGCCACCGCAAGCGCAACCGACGTGGCCTGGTCAACGACCCGCTCGCGGTGGTGCTGGCCCGCATCGGCGTGCTGGCCCTCGTCCTCGGCATCGCGGTCTACGTGCTCAACCTGGAGCGCAGCCGCAACGTCCTGATCAGCTCGCTCAAGGGCGTGCCGATCGTGGTGCCGATCATCGCCCTGCTGCTCGTGCTCTGGACCTTCGTGCTCCAGCGCACCAGCTACGGCCGGCACATCTACGCGGTCGGTGGCAACAAGGAGGCCGCCCGCCGCGCCGGCATCAACGTGGACCGGATCCGCATCTCGGTCTTCGTCATCTGCTCCAGCATGGCCGCGATCGGCGGCATCGTCGCCGCCAGCCGGGCCAACTCCGTCGACCCGAACACCGGCGGCAGCAACGTGCTGCTCTACGCCGTGGGCGCGGCGGTGATCGGCGGCACCAGCCTCTTCGGCGGCAAGGGCCGGGTGATCGACGCGGTCATCGGCGGTGCCGTGGTCGCGGTGATCGACAACGGCATGGGCCTGATGGGCTACAGCTCGGGCGTGAAGTACGTGGTCACCGGCACCGTACTGCTCGCGGCCGCCACCATCGACGCGCTGTCCCGGCGACGAGCCGCGGCCACCGGCAACCGCTGA
- a CDS encoding DUF4142 domain-containing protein produces the protein MAPLDSARRRQGNRSRRLAVLLTTIAAAFVVLPGAAIAAPAGQQLAAADQALLDGVRLAGLWEMPAGQMAAEKGQSPIVREIGAEIAKQHEELDRLTVEAANKLGATIPNEPTAEQQGWLKEMKDSSGARFDQIFVTRLRVAHGKIFPVVSAVRASTRNDVVRDLANATNKFVGDHMLMLESTGLVRYAELPPAALPAPGNDGLLAAASANTGPQMNVNNTLIWAIFLGALGTGGFLTYRLLRRG, from the coding sequence ATGGCACCGCTGGATTCCGCTCGTCGCCGGCAAGGCAACCGCTCCCGTCGCTTGGCGGTGCTGCTCACCACGATCGCCGCAGCCTTCGTCGTGCTGCCCGGGGCAGCGATCGCCGCGCCCGCCGGCCAGCAACTCGCCGCCGCCGACCAGGCCCTGCTCGACGGGGTGCGGCTGGCCGGGCTCTGGGAGATGCCGGCCGGGCAGATGGCCGCCGAGAAGGGTCAGTCACCGATCGTGCGGGAGATCGGCGCGGAGATCGCCAAGCAGCACGAGGAACTCGACCGGCTCACCGTGGAGGCCGCCAACAAGCTCGGCGCCACCATCCCGAACGAACCGACCGCCGAGCAGCAGGGCTGGCTGAAGGAGATGAAGGACTCCTCCGGCGCCCGCTTCGACCAGATCTTCGTCACCCGCCTCCGGGTCGCCCACGGCAAGATCTTCCCGGTCGTCAGCGCGGTTCGGGCCAGCACCCGCAACGATGTCGTCCGGGATCTGGCCAACGCGACCAACAAGTTCGTCGGCGACCACATGCTGATGCTGGAGAGCACCGGTCTGGTCCGCTATGCGGAACTGCCGCCCGCCGCGCTGCCCGCCCCCGGCAACGACGGTCTGCTCGCCGCCGCGTCGGCCAACACCGGCCCGCAGATGAACGTCAACAACACCCTCATCTGGGCGATCTTCCTCGGCGCGCTCGGCACCGGCGGCTTCCTCACGTACCGCCTGCTCCGTCGCGGCTAG
- a CDS encoding ATP-binding cassette domain-containing protein, with protein MSATPLLELRGIDKSFGPVQVLRDVAFAAYPGEVTALVGDNGAGKSTLVKCISGIYPTDAGEFVFDGQPVSINSPRDAAALGIEVVYQDLALCDNLDIVQNMFLGREKRSGIVLDEPTMEQMAAETLAGLSVRTVKSLRQHVSSLSGGQRQTVAIAKAVLWNSKLVILDEPTAALGVAQTAQVLELVRRLADNGLAVVLISHNMNDVFAVSDRISALYLGQMVAQVKTTDITHAQVVELITAGRSGNLGLATEPATDDNGAAPADSTAGGVS; from the coding sequence GTGTCCGCGACCCCTCTGCTGGAGCTACGCGGGATCGACAAGAGCTTCGGTCCCGTCCAGGTTCTGCGTGATGTGGCCTTCGCCGCCTACCCGGGCGAGGTGACCGCGCTCGTCGGCGACAACGGCGCCGGCAAGTCGACCCTGGTCAAGTGCATCAGCGGCATCTACCCCACCGACGCCGGCGAGTTCGTCTTCGACGGCCAACCGGTGAGCATCAACAGCCCGCGCGACGCCGCCGCGCTCGGCATCGAGGTCGTCTACCAGGACCTCGCGCTCTGCGACAACCTCGACATCGTGCAGAACATGTTCCTCGGCCGGGAGAAGCGCAGCGGCATCGTCCTCGACGAACCGACGATGGAACAGATGGCGGCCGAAACCCTGGCCGGGCTCTCCGTACGCACCGTCAAGTCGCTACGCCAGCACGTCTCCAGCCTCTCCGGTGGCCAGCGCCAGACCGTGGCGATCGCCAAGGCGGTGCTCTGGAACAGCAAGCTGGTGATCCTGGACGAGCCGACCGCCGCGCTCGGCGTCGCGCAGACCGCCCAGGTGCTCGAACTGGTCCGCCGGCTGGCCGACAACGGCCTGGCGGTGGTGCTCATCTCGCACAACATGAACGACGTCTTCGCCGTCTCCGACCGGATCTCCGCGCTCTACCTCGGTCAGATGGTCGCCCAGGTGAAGACCACCGACATCACCCACGCCCAGGTGGTCGAGCTGATCACCGCCGGCCGCTCCGGCAATCTCGGGCTCGCCACCGAACCGGCCACCGATGACAACGGCGCGGCGCCGGCCGACAGCACCGCAGGAGGCGTCTCATGA
- a CDS encoding DUF397 domain-containing protein, translating to MDLTRAAWRKSSRSNSNGGACVEVADNLPGVVAVRDSKDPTGPVLAFTPASWRAFVAAHHTTT from the coding sequence ATGGACCTGACCCGCGCCGCCTGGCGCAAGTCCTCCCGCAGCAACAGCAACGGCGGCGCCTGCGTCGAGGTCGCCGACAACCTGCCCGGTGTCGTCGCCGTCCGCGACAGCAAGGACCCGACCGGCCCGGTGCTCGCCTTCACCCCGGCAAGCTGGCGCGCCTTCGTCGCCGCCCACCACACCACCACCTGA
- a CDS encoding helix-turn-helix transcriptional regulator, whose protein sequence is MTDIPTLGFLRDQLRRARQLHGLTQEELSKLINYSASSVSAMETGQNQLSADYLARFDKVLETGGLFIGMLGLIRLHAEPDWFRPWGEIEREAVALRWYDPAVIPGLLQTEAYARAMLRAGPFLTDDEIEKRVLARLARQEVLARDEPPQLVVVLDEQALRRQVGDRATMREQLEHLRSMADRPNVQVRIVPAETPWYIGLNGPFVLARLADGTEVAHLDNQLRGHTVDSPNDLAALGRQWETVAGEALPRRQSARLIEEVAKSWT, encoded by the coding sequence ATGACCGACATTCCCACCCTGGGCTTCCTGCGCGACCAGTTGCGCCGGGCCCGCCAGCTGCACGGGCTCACCCAGGAGGAGTTGAGCAAACTGATCAACTACTCCGCGTCGTCGGTGAGCGCGATGGAGACCGGCCAGAACCAGCTCAGCGCCGACTATCTGGCCCGGTTCGACAAGGTGCTGGAGACCGGCGGCCTGTTCATCGGCATGCTGGGGCTGATCCGGCTGCACGCCGAGCCGGACTGGTTCCGGCCGTGGGGCGAGATCGAGCGGGAGGCCGTCGCGCTGCGCTGGTACGACCCGGCGGTGATTCCGGGCCTGCTCCAGACCGAGGCGTACGCGCGGGCGATGCTCCGGGCCGGCCCTTTCCTGACCGACGACGAGATCGAGAAGCGGGTGCTGGCCCGGCTGGCCCGGCAGGAGGTGCTCGCCCGCGACGAGCCGCCGCAGCTCGTGGTGGTGCTGGACGAACAGGCACTGCGCCGGCAGGTCGGCGACCGGGCGACCATGCGCGAGCAGCTGGAGCACCTGCGGAGCATGGCCGACCGGCCGAACGTCCAGGTGCGGATCGTCCCGGCCGAGACGCCGTGGTACATCGGGCTCAACGGGCCGTTCGTGCTGGCCCGGCTCGCCGACGGCACCGAGGTGGCGCACCTGGACAACCAGCTCCGGGGCCACACCGTGGACAGCCCGAACGACCTTGCCGCCCTGGGGCGGCAGTGGGAGACTGTGGCCGGTGAGGCGCTGCCGCGCCGGCAGTCCGCCCGCCTGATTGAGGAAGTGGCGAAGTCATGGACCTGA